The window TtatcaaagtagtagtaaatcaATAACATAATCCAATAATTCAAATGACATAGCAAAAAAAGCCCTTCAACAAACAATTCAGTTTGACTCTCATCATGAAGTCATGTTGTAATCATGAACAATTTTCCAGAGGTTAACTATTTTTCTTAGAACACCTGTATACTTACAGGCAGCCCCATAACCTGGAATTGGGGGTTCCTCTTAAAATCATCCCCCATCTCTGGATGCGTGGGAACAAACTTCATAAATCACAACACCAGCAGTTATCTctgattgtttttaaaaaagtcccTTTAGAATTGTTTGCTATTATTTCTCACAACAACACAACTTTGAAGCAGGAACCTTCATGTACATACAGTGTTTGATTTAAATGCCCTCGGAGTCAGGTGGATAGATTTAGTCCCTGATCTTACAATATACTGCTAATTAAAAGGAGATGAATTAAAACCAGCGCTTAATTTCGCATTGTTAAGAAATGCTAAAATCCATTTTTTGTTTGTGTAACATCAAGAACTCGTGGACGAATGAGAGTTCAAATCACTCAATCACATTGCGGGGAATATCGAAGGGTAATCGGGAATTCTGATGCCATATCAAATCATATCTCAAGACTACAAATAGAGCCATTTTTCATCAATAATAGTTTGGTTATCATTCGAATTCTCTACGTAACATTGAGAGGTACATTTCGGTATTAGGGGGCTCTGACTAGGGTGATAATCCCGTGGATTTGGCCCCCCTGAACTATCTATTTAGTCAGCCCGACAGTTAGACAAGCTCTTGAAAAGCAGCGATAAATCTTTCTAAGTCCTTAAAAGCTCTCCCGAGCTTTGATTTATCAGCTCTCTCCATGAAGCAATAACACAGACATTTTCTATTGACAATGGTCTAAACAGCCCGATCTGAATCCTATCAGGAAATATGAAGGTCCCTCTATAACTGCCAACAAGCACTCAAAAACCGGTAGGTAAAACtctatattgtttattttaaatgtacattagcataaaaacatgcatgatgcataggtaaaaaaaaaactttaagtaCCAGTACGTGTCCAAGGAAATTGTTTTTCTAAAGGTAACTCCTTTATGTTTTTATGTAACGTaacacaaaaaaagaaaaaaaaataaacgttgaaaaattagtacatgtatgtgttacaTCATGACAGGAACATCTAATCAGATGTTGGTTCAATCGATCGATATTTGCTCTGGGGTTCGAATCTTGCATAAAGTTTGTACTGGGACAAAATAAATCACTGCAAATAATGATTGCATCAAAATTGAGGAAATGGATTTGCATGGATCACCTTATTGTCAACATGGAAATGTCTGGGTGGTGGAATTTAGTTTTAAACATGAATATTACAGAGACTTCGGATTGCCTTTTACAGGTACTAGCTGGGTTGAAAACCTGTTATTTTGTGcctgattttgaattttaatgtgaaatacatttttgatttaattatcaCTTTTTCTCTCTATAACACTAGCACAAAAAAGCCATAACTCAGTGATGCAACTTCGGACCCATTAAAAGAAGTGGCTCAAAAGTTGCGTAACCTAGTTATGAGTTTTTTGCAATTTCTTAAACCTTCAATAgtcttacttttttaaaaatctcctttTGGTAAAGGCATTctagtttaaacatttttaaaaaattcttagtATATGGGAAACTGCATAGAACACAGAGCTATAGCTGCAATTTATCTGAATGATGATTTTGATGATCATCGTTACCAATAAGCTTAAATGGATTCAGTTTTTATACCAAACAATGATTCAAAAAAGGTTTGCAATATAAAACATTGAATACAAATTTGTATCAATTCTACAAAATTTCTCTCTGAATCGGAAgactttttcaagctgatttgtttgtgttcttattcattttaaacataaaaaaaaagttcctaatgttaaacacattcattttaagtctaaaactgaaattttcacttcaacaatcaaatgtaaacaaaagctttgtttagtCGTAGCAAAGAATTATAAGCTCCGTAAACTCACTTATAATTCAACAAAtggcactcaaattttggttgcctattaagaATGCCTTACTGAtcgaagcattgtaaacaataaaattggaaaaatcatttttgaccaaaattgtcaCCATGCCTCTTTCAATAGTTAACTGACACTTGACATTTTAAAGTTGGGTAGAGGTATTCAAAAGATCCAAATGACCCAAAATTAGATGATCTTGTAGTTTAATGAAACCTAGCTACTAAAGTCCACTCTAAAGTATTACGAGTTCACTTTTATATTAGATTTAGCTGCAATTAAAAAGGGGTCAAAAACTATAAATATCCACATGACGTACAAGATACCCCCTCCTTTTCCtcaaccaaaaaaaaccaacatgcaatcatgtattttttatacGCAAAAAGAAAAGCAGAAATTTTcggaatgtatatatatatagagttcCGCACGTTAGAGTACTCTCTATCCCAGATAAAGAGACCACTATAGTCATGTCTCTGTTTTGAATCAATGAAGAAAGTGgggtgatatatatatatatatatatatatatatatatatattgaaataggAATTCCATGCATatattaatcaaataatttcagCTGAACTAATCATAGAGGATTATGTTACACAGAGGAAATTatccaaacatatatatatatatgaaatttctGTAATAgtttgaactttaaaaaaaaagtggatTAATCAAAGTACATGATGCATTATATCAttacaaaaacttttttaacaacaaaaattgTCTACTCTACCTGAATTAGTATATTACAGATACAAAACTATTCTATTAGATCCAAAGTGTACCTTCATCATTTGCTAGGTTAAGACTGTCCTGTCTCTAATACAACCCAACATGATTATATTACCCCCTGGACGAtcaacaaaatacattttttttgatGAGTTTAATGATAGAATGAACACACGCATCAATACCAGTGCATCTTTGGAGATCACATTGTGTTAATGACGTCGAAGCGTGCGGATTGTTACATTTAATCTGCCAATAATCCCTGGACTTTAATCCGAGCCTCAACACTGGGGACAAACCCCAAaagaaacatttaaacatttgtcTTCTATACATTCTAATCAAGCTTTTGAAtacaattagaaaaaaaagattaaatcaTTTCGTTCCATGCGGCAGCCATGTTACTATGAAGGAATTAGGACAAAAGGCTGTGTGTGTTTGGAAGTTCCACTGATTTATCTTGTTTGTAAGTGTCTATAAGTAAGTACGCATCTTTTAATAACATCTGTGCATTTTGAGGATGTTTTTAGCCTAATACCttgcatatttatttatatgatagTATATctgtaaacataaacaagaaaatttgttataataaaGTATGCTCAGTTCATTTTTACTCCTACAAGCTAGTTATCCAGGTTCTTTCAGTACTTGCATTTAATGAATACCAGGCATTGTgaatttttagtataatgtCAAAAATCATTACTAGAAAATGCAAATTAACCTAAAATTTCACTGATAtctatgcatgtttatttaaaGTAGGGAGATCAACTGAATATTTATAacttgataattttattatatgttatatgtacacaatatggtacatgtactttgatacCTATATAAACTAAATGTTCCCTTAGACtggtaaaaacaaaataatatctaGATGAAAATTTGATTAACTTGGATATTTAAACCCCTTTTCCTGTGCTTTTCCAGTAGATGCtcatttttaataaacagaATTATTTATAAGATCATTTCAACATGCATGTATGAACATTTTGCTTATTACTGGTATTTGTGTCAATTAGGTAAGAGTTCAACTGAGAATGACTCTAAATTTTAATTcttgaaaaaatttcaaattcatattttttcccCCCGATGAATACTTTCAATGGCCCACACAGCATCTCCATGCTCCAATCCATCAGGTATTTGAAGTATATTTGAAGTATCCAatagacagagagagagaaagagagagagagagaatcacTGGAAGTATCCATTCCAATATAACACAGTTTTACCTATTATGCCTTCTAACTTAAAGTTCACACTCAATTCAAAAGATAATATTTCTATTATCCCAgaagtattttcattttaaacacatttctATCAGGAAATAATGACTGCCATGAATAGCATCTACCGGTACttcatttttccatttaaattttgattaactCCTAGCTATGAAATGTAATGGTAATACAACCTTCAATTCATTGATAGGAGATTTGCATCattatttttgtgaataaaaaatctgtgatttaaaatttcacaataaaTTTCAACTTATGAGACAGAAATATGTTACAAACAGATGTTTAATACCATTTTTATatgcaagattttaaaaatttagaaagtcATTAAAACCAGCCAAGCTTCAGCTAGGGTCTAATCTAAGGCAATAACACAGGGCTTGTACTTCTAAAAGCTAATTACCAACACACCTTAACTTTCCTTCACAAAAACTGATATGATGTATTGATTCAAATATCGAACAGATGAGAAACATGTTAGATTTACAAGTTTCCAGTAAATTAAGAAAGAAACTGAATCATGGTAATTGAAAGAAGATTCAGGAGAATCCCTCTCAGCAAAGTAGAGAGACTTAAAAACAATGTTGTATACACCAACTCCGCTTAGTCTGACCTAAAAATCTATTCAATgtcattcattaatttcttttcttttttcaaagattatttattcaagagcatattaaattttaagaattctTTCCTCTTGTAcaatttaagagagagagagagagagagagagagagagagagagagagagagagagagggtacTTATAGTAGTTCCAAAATATAAAGAGACAAACTGTGTAAATTACAGCTAGGTAAGAGGAGAGATTTAAAGTGGATGAATGAGTGAAAGTCTGACAGTATACTCATTGGACAAAACTAAATCTTCCATGACTTTGCTATTTTTGTCTTTACTTTTGGTCCTTATTTTTAATTGGTCATAACTGAATTATAAGTAATAGCTTTCctaaaagcttgcctgactaaacaaaatcaTTCAGTATGAAATATGTATCAATtactttatatgaaataaattttattttatggtgCTGTTAAATTCATAAAAGAAACTTGCAGATAATCTGAGATTCAAGAAgtctttctttaattttagtGCAATGCcatatatattatttgtaattaaattaattcaagAAAGTATAAAATTATTGCTTGAAAGCGGAAAAGAAAACAGTTCAGTTATTTCTGTTATATTGAGATGGCAAAATCAAGGCCTTTCTGTCATTTCCAAGCAAAGGTTTCTTATATAAAAGTAacagtaattttttattcaagtaCAGCTATTCTCCAGAGAGCTCTTCATGATTTATCCTAATTCAATGAACTCAGTCACTACATGGGTTTGTTAGAATTATGAATGTGATATAGCGACCGCAAAGTCCTGCTTTAACTTTACCCAAAGGATGAGATCTATGATGCtttgaataaatttatacaTGGGGAGggtcaaatcaatttttttatgtttttttagtTAACAacgatatttattttcatatatcataccttgtaaaaaaaatgttttagaaagaATCTGTTGAATAAACATACATACTAATTGTTAAATGTACATTAAGTAATCTCAAGACATGGACGCAAGTCACGCCCTTTTCAAgatgaatgaaatgaaataattaaagcaatatgtgtatttttttttttgaaaacaaaacatgaaataATTGAATTATATCCTTAATTTTGTACATGAGATAACCTTACATATATTTCTAtagtttgaaattattttatcaGTAATGAGCTCATTTAACCATATGGCATGACGTTATCTCTAAATAGATAGGCCTTATGTATATCTTCAAagtcgatttttttttgtttaaactttcttttGCAAAAAGCATATTGTCATATGAAGTGTGGCATCAATATGAATATGTAGATGCTTCATAACCATGATAACATATCAAATTATGTAATGTTAGGGGAAAGTATGTggtgaattaaaaaattaaaaagtttgaaacaatTGTTTCATTACCATCGTCCAAGACTTCAGCACTTCTGCTTCAAAATATTGGAGTGACTTCCCTTCCCGGAAGTTTAGGGCATTACTAAGGAAGTGAACTTTTCATTGATTGTTTGTCTCGTGTTTTCTTCTTTaactttaaatttcatccaTTTCAATCGCCTAGAATTTAATGACATTTACATGGACTTCTTGTTTattggtaaatatttttaaaccttgcaaatttcactgaaaataaaaattttaccgGATAGACTAATCTCTAtgtgacgtcacattgttgaaATATGGCGGACGAGGGAGAGAAGGCGAGGAGGCTCGTTTCTTTCTGAACATCTTCTCTGTTTATTTTCAGGCTATTTGATCCAGATTTCAGGTGAACTCGCCCTGAGGGGTGGGGAAGAAAGTCATGGCTTCATTATTATGTGTTAAACAACCAGGGGGGAAGGTTAGCGTTCATTCGTCGGATGTAGTGGACGAGCTGATGATTGATAGTAAAGATCATATCAGAACAATGGTAAGATATTTGCTTATTGTCTTcaatttttgcttttaaatatGGTGCTCTTTTATCTGTGTATCTAAATTGATTTTGCAGAGCCATTTGAGTAGGATATCCTAAtatattatgaaatgaaaataaacatattcaTGTAATTATTAACTGACAGCTGTCagcatttatatttaaaatggttctttttctttgttatgaaaaaaaacttgaagttCTTTTGTAAGCGCAATGACTGCCATGAGAGGCGAAGAATTTTTAGTCTGAATGAGTGATGACAAATCGAGTAAGTTATATATATGGTAAATTCAATATTCATGATTGTTTgcatcgtgttttttttttcaaacagaaaatgaataaaagtgaTGTGTATAGAAAACGAACAAGAAGACCAATGTCAACATCAGTTATCCAGTCTAAAGTAGATTCCAAAAGTCTGATAGGGCAGACTCTTCGTGTTCAGGATTGGTTGAATGAGAAGACAGTAAAAGGATTGCAGGTAATGTATAGAAAACTAGCTAAAGAAACCTCTAACTTGTTGCATGATTCCAATATGAGGTTGACTTTATCTACCTTTTCATAGATATATACCGGAgtatatttaaattcatttatcatCCCTCTATGATCCttctatatatatgtatataataaaaaaaacctgaagaGAAATATTGTGGATTTTTTCTCTCATTATTATAATAGAGGGAAAATTGTAGCCTGTCTGAAGTGTAAAAATGCATGTGTTTGCCAGATAGAATTAGTTATCTTtggcatttatttatttctttgccATTTGAATGTAAACACCCCAAAAGACAATCTTGTCTGCCTTTCTTTGGGAACTACATCTTTTTATTAGGGGTTGAACTTTCATCATGTTTATTCTTACAGTTTGATATACCTCAGGCCTGGGTAGAAAAACAGGTATACAAATGTCATTTTATAGCTTATTGTATTGCTCTTTCTCTTTTCTCTTtggtcaaatgtacatgtatatatagctTTAATTATTGTAGAAAAGAACagagtatttatatatatgtcatgaTTATATTTCACAAGGAAGCACATTGCATGTCTTTGGATAGATATATGTTATTGAGTTTCACTTTGAAATCAATTTCCTGATATATTCTTTattctattttcaatttttatatcatagtacatgtatattacagtTGTATAAACACAGTGcacagaaatttttaaaattagatcaaaataaaaatctttattttatgaGGGATGCAGCACTTATTAAATAGTaattaaaactgaaacttgaaCACctcttaaaatcaatttttgcaCTTTGGTGATAGAACAAAAATCTCTTCtgatttgcaaaagaaaaaaaaacaatttgattcACTAATCTCTATCAGGTCATATTTTGGGAATGGGGCACAAATCTTTCTGTGTAGGTCTGTAGTTTgtagttttttcttctttctcaGCTCATTAGATACATTTTCAGATTGTCAACTCAACATACCTAAAGGTAGGGCACCATGCAAATGAAAATGCGTGGAAATTATGCATGGATTGATGTGGTCTGTGATCAGCAAACACCAAGGCTATACCATTAATATTCTCAGCTGTCTCCAGATTTTTATTTGACAtgcattcttttaaataatatttaacccTGTTGCCTGATTTAGCATCTTTAAAGCTTAAAAACTGTATATAAAATAGTCTGTGAATATTCtctctgtgtttttttttttattgaagcaTTATATCTGACAATTTGCATGTCTATGACTCTATACTCTATATTATaatgcacaatttttttttttgttctttataaTCTCAATTTCCCCCTTTATAATGGcttttgttacttttttaatGCATGCCAAACAATAAAACACTGCTTTCCAAAATTAGTATTTGAGCatgcttttgttttaatgaagacatgaaattgtacatgtaaaaatcattattaaagggGCACTTTAAAATGTATTGATTATTTCTTGaactgtgtacatgtatttatatattttcatatatatttcctttGCATGTTTAGattgtgttttaattaacaAGGTAGTATAACTGTGTCGTTTGAGAGGTGGGACaggtttttaattttcaatgacTTTTTCAGGAGAGATCTGATGTGGAGACTAAAGAAGCCCGTGAATTATACAACCCCCTACTGGAGGTGGAGAACACTTTTGTCAGGGTACGTACTACTCGCCTCACTTAACAGAAACAATTCATTGTTTTCTGAAACTACCAGTATTATGTaaatcatgtatataaaatggattagattatgataaaatacttccAACTTCATTGtaaattatgatattaaaaaatatgtttgaaacaCATCAGAACTGAATgtatgaaagaaaaatgaattggaagaaatgattaaattaggcaaaaataaaacaaaatacctatttgaaatataaatgtatattctgTATAATGGGAGACAACTctagttcaaaacaaaaaatgatggAGTGTCGTATACAGGCAATAAAGGATATGTTTAGATAAATTATGCAGAGAAATAATTTGTCTATAGAAAAAATCCTCAAGCATCTTTGACTAATTTCAGGACATGGAGAATGTAGTGAGTTCCAAGGAAGTCCTGGATCTACGAAAGAAGGAGATGTTACACAAGAAGTGGAACGATCGTGTGTATGAACCTCTCCGGGAGAAAATCATCGACGTGATGGACGGAGAGGATTGGCCTGAACTCGATCGTCGGAAACGAGAGCTGCATAAACAGTACTTGGAGTTTGTTAATGAAAAGGTTTGCACGTTACCTACCGGTAAATGGATTATGGAAAAATGCCTCTTTATATGATTATTGCATTTTTACAGAGTATATACAAGCAAAGTAATTGTAACATGGGattttttgtcccccgccgcaacgtgGAGCAGGGGCCTAGAAATGCCGGGCAtccgtccgtgggtccgtgcgtccgtccgtcacacttttttgtaagcgctctcatgcctacaaattttgacggatttttattgaatttataccaaatgtttataccactaataccttggtcaatttggtaatcagcattggtcgatactttttgttggagttatgggactttgaccacaataatgactccgttttatccaaattgaccttgtaagcgctctcatgcctacaaattttgacggattttcattaaatttataccaaatgtttatactactaataccttggtcaagttcgaaaatcagcattggtcgatactttttgttggagtaatGGGtttttgaccacaataatgactccgttttatccaaaaattgaccttgtaagcgctctcatgcctacaaattttgacggattttcattaaatttataccagatgtttatactactaatactttggtcaagttcgaaaatcagcattggtcgatactttttgttggagttatgggactttgaccacaataatgactccgttttatccaaaaattgaccttgtaagcgctctcatgcctacaaattttgacggattttcattaaatttataccaaatgtttataccactaataccttggtcaagttcgaaaatcagcattggtcgatagactcgatactagtatactgcttgaccggcaggggacccaggaattctattcttgttaaaaagaatatgtatgtatatattgaaCCAGCCAGTCACTGTTTAGGTACAATATGTCTGTGTaatatttaatatgtacatatatttttattttgtcatttagtttaactaaaaaaattttaaatcgtCCCAATGAAATCAGTATTTGAAAATTGAAGTAATGCATGACAAATATTGATTAACTTTAATCCTCTTccatgctgttttttttttcagggtcaTGTATTTTTAGACACCATGGATCCCTCCGAGTATTATGCCCAGGCATTAAACGGACATAGACCAGCTCCTATCAAGGTAAATGCCCTCTCCCTATCCCCAAGTTTTTCTAGACTGATTGATGCACAAATctatagattattttttttagagcaAATGAGTAATAAAAGTTGCAACTTATAATTTAATGTAGATGTAAGACAAATAGATTTTTTAATCCAGGTGTACTTTTCTGAGAAAAAGGTAAATGAGAATTCTGTTTCCCATGTGTAGTGACATTCATGTACCCGGTATTTCCTTACTTTATAGAAAACTCCAGTGTCTTGCTTTTTTATACTTTAGATATTTACCAGTTATCACAGTATGGAAAATATGTTAGTTCCCCATAGTTTATGTTTCTGTTTCCATTCAttgcaaaatatcaaaaataagtTTGCTTTCCCAACCTGAACATCAGCTTAACAGGACTTAGTTTGTACTTGTATGTCAACATGTCTACTTGTATATGTGCTGTTTTGATAGttctttcaaaatttcattttgtaatgTGTGATAAacatatgcagaaaaaaatactacatCATTGATCTTTTTGATTTTACATCAGCATTTATCATCCTCCAAATTTTGCTTTGATTTTGCTTtgattacatacatgtataaaattgaaCCACCAAAATCTATCAGTTTATATCctatatttaaagattattcCAAAAATTGAACCTTCCTCTGGCTCCCAACCAATCAGATTTAAAGGATGATGATTATAAACTATATGTGGTCCATATATTACTTGGAAATgcactgtaaaccaacttttattcaggACAACATTATTTCGTGATTTACTGCAGACAAACTGGTTTGCAACTACTAATTTTTGCGAGTAAGCTTTAAACAGACCTGTGTTGTTATTACAATCATACGGCAAGGGCTGGTAAACACAAGAAATATTCACGACGATGGGGCTCTTGCAAACCCCGCAAAATTTTCTCGCCcgcaaataaaagttgttttatgGTAAGTATccactgtggtttcattattattcatCTGCATCTAATTTATATACCTAAACTTGACTACAacagaatcattttttattgtttcttactttgttgaatatttattttcatacttCACCTAAGCAACACTTTTTGTGTTTGACAAATACGGAAATGCCAGTGCTGTATTTCCCTTTAATAAAATATGACTGTATTAAAATTTACAGGCATATGTTAAGAGACACTCTGCCTTATCTGTATCCTCTCTGTCTGGAACTCTTTCATCTTGTTAGATATTTCCTGTATTCAGGGGAAATTTTCATGCTCTGTATATATACCCTTAGTACAATCCTCTTTATTTCCTAACCAATCAGCATTCTTGTCTCAAATGGAGCAAGCACATGGCTGCTGCCAAGCGACGGTTTGACCATCAACACTACAAGGTAGTCATGGCAACCATCCTCTCTGTCAGTTTATTCAGTGATTGTAACAGCATTGCTAAAAACCTTTCATGAAatgcttctttttttattaaatttgatgtttgtgtatttctttattcttttttttcattttaaaatttgactgcCGAAAACAATCACTGAATTTTGCTTGACAGATGTTGCCTGGGTTTTCCTCTCTAATTGACTTTGCAATAGGCACTTGATTTTGAGATTGCTAGTGCAAGCCACCAATTAATTGATCCCTCAAGAGTGTGTGTTCATTTTTCCCCTCTCTGATTTTGGCTAGATTTTGACTAAATTTAGCCTAGCTATATTCCTCTTCTGCTCACTGCATTATTCATGATATCAAAGAAAACATGACAGAATCTCTCCATTTTTACCCTTTGTCTGAATTTATAGCACAATGTTTAAATGAAGTGAGTTATCTAACTTTACTGTATGAAATCCTTGCTTTCTGAAGACAAAATACTTAAGGTAAGACTGTACAAAACTACAGGCATGGCTAGAGGGGCAAAAGCTGTGTTCATGCACCATGtatatcttttgttttgtttattgtctAATGTGAAACTTTGTGCAAAATACAGGTAGTTTTTAATGTCCCTGAGTCAAGGCCGGTCACAGCACCAGCACAGGTAATGCAACACTCACCTGTTGTATCCGTGGTTACATGGTATCCATGGAAACCAGACACCACAGTAACCAATATCTGACACTAAACTTTCTGTTTGTAGTTTGTAACATGGGTAGCGGGACTTATGTGTTGTAATACTTGTTGGCTAATTAATTCAGTGAAataatatttctatatatatattatacaataatgtAACATCTCTATTGACaggatttgaaataaaaatatctctTTTCATCTTAATAAAACTTGTAATGTAGATAATGTTGTAATCAAGAATACATAATATATAGTGCAAagataatacaattaaaacttGACATAGCTGTGAAAGAGCACACTAAGGACTCACACAAAATGGTGAATGATGCTTCAATGTTATTGTATGTCCATGGCAAAGATGTTTTCTTAGTTGAATGGTTTTATTCAGGTGAAGGTCATAAGTGATATTGTTTGtgttttgtaatacatgtacatgtaccttttaattattttaatcattGTCTGGGTCttacaatttcattatttattgattGCAGCATGAAATCTTGTCAAATATATTGTACAGGTGTATATGATTTATGGCTTTGGTGACAGATCATGAATTCTGACAGAGTACGTGATATTTGTAGATTGCCACAAAGGCGTTCCGGGACCCACTGTTATCTCAGGGTCGTGAGCGCAGCGCCGAGGAGAGGACAATTCTAAGATGTCTGACGGGAAATGATTACACCGATAAAGATATCGAGCAGGTCAAGTTGCCTCCCTTGCCCCTGGTTCCACTTGGGCGTCATGGCACAGACAGCGTTAGGTGGCTAGAAATGCCCCTCCACAACATTGAGAGCACCCCTCGCATGGCCAGCAGGTCAGTAGTCATTGAACC is drawn from Crassostrea angulata isolate pt1a10 chromosome 5, ASM2561291v2, whole genome shotgun sequence and contains these coding sequences:
- the LOC128183725 gene encoding protein FAM228B-like isoform X11, whose translation is MASLLCVKQPGGKVSVHSSDVVDELMIDSKDHIRTMKMNKSDVYRKRTRRPMSTSVIQSKVDSKSLIGQTLRVQDWLNEKTVKGLQFDIPQAWVEKQIVNSTYLKERSDVETKEARELYNPLLEVENTFVRDMENVVSSKEVLDLRKKEMLHKKWNDRVYEPLREKIIDVMDGEDWPELDRRKRELHKQYLEFVNEKGHVFLDTMDPSEYYAQALNGHRPAPIKVYFSEKKHSCLKWSKHMAAAKRRFDHQHYKIATKAFRDPLLSQGRERSAEERTILRCLTGNDYTDKDIEQVKLPPLPLVPLGRHGTDSVRWLEMPLHNIESTPRMASRGRMHAWRNFSEECTVHSIKVS
- the LOC128183725 gene encoding protein FAM228B-like isoform X1 — encoded protein: MASLLCVKQPGGKVSVHSSDVVDELMIDSKDHIRTMKMNKSDVYRKRTRRPMSTSVIQSKVDSKSLIGQTLRVQDWLNEKTVKGLQFDIPQAWVEKQIVNSTYLKERSDVETKEARELYNPLLEVENTFVRDMENVVSSKEVLDLRKKEMLHKKWNDRVYEPLREKIIDVMDGEDWPELDRRKRELHKQYLEFVNEKGHVFLDTMDPSEYYAQALNGHRPAPIKVYFSEKKHSCLKWSKHMAAAKRRFDHQHYKIATKAFRDPLLSQGRERSAEERTILRCLTGNDYTDKDIEQVKLPPLPLVPLGRHGTDSVRWLEMPLHNIESTPRMASRRRMHGTFNQSQLDFEQWSKAQRDRAQVEIEMQTQKKRMYKEVPPFKIPPREIPFSYLEPKNVGIQTIPEELEQLTLKNWVPSNESASIPVMAS
- the LOC128183725 gene encoding protein FAM228B-like isoform X2, yielding MASLLCVKQPGGKVSVHSSDVVDELMIDSKDHIRTMKMNKSDVYRKRTRRPMSTSVIQSKVDSKSLIGQTLRVQDWLNEKTVKGLQFDIPQAWVEKQIVNSTYLKERSDVETKEARELYNPLLEVENTFVRDMENVVSSKEVLDLRKKEMLHKKWNDRVYEPLREKIIDVMDGEDWPELDRRKRELHKQYLEFVNEKGHVFLDTMDPSEYYAQALNGHRPAPIKHSCLKWSKHMAAAKRRFDHQHYKIATKAFRDPLLSQGRERSAEERTILRCLTGNDYTDKDIEQVKLPPLPLVPLGRHGTDSVRWLEMPLHNIESTPRMASRRRMHGTFNQSQLDFEQWSKAQRDRAQVEIEMQTQKKRMYKEVPPFKIPPREIPFSYLEPKNVGIQTIPEELEQLTLKNWVPSNESASIPVMAS
- the LOC128183725 gene encoding protein FAM228B-like isoform X10 — protein: MASLLCVKQPGGKVSVHSSDVVDELMIDSKDHIRTMKMNKSDVYRKRTRRPMSTSVIQSKVDSKSLIGQTLRVQDWLNEKTVKGLQFDIPQAWVEKQIVNSTYLKERSDVETKEARELYNPLLEVENTFVRDMENVVSSKEVLDLRKKEMLHKKWNDRVYEPLREKIIDVMDGEDWPELDRRKRELHKQYLEFVNEKGHVFLDTMDPSEYYAQALNGHRPAPIKVYFSEKKHSCLKWSKHMAAAKRRFDHQHYKIATKAFRDPLLSQGRERSAEERTILRCLTGNDYTDKDIEQVKLPPLPLVPLGRHGTDSVRWLEMPLHNIESTPRMASSTVPLTLKMAKNARYIQSKSVRL
- the LOC128183725 gene encoding protein FAM228B-like isoform X12, producing MASLLCVKQPGGKVSVHSSDVVDELMIDSKDHIRTMKMNKSDVYRKRTRRPMSTSVIQSKVDSKSLIGQTLRVQDWLNEKTVKGLQFDIPQAWVEKQIVNSTYLKERSDVETKEARELYNPLLEVENTFVRDMENVVSSKEVLDLRKKEMLHKKWNDRVYEPLREKIIDVMDGEDWPELDRRKRELHKQYLEFVNEKGHVFLDTMDPSEYYAQALNGHRPAPIKVYFSEKKHSCLKWSKHMAAAKRRFDHQHYKIATKAFRDPLLSQGRERSAEERTILRCLTGNDYTDKDIEQVKLPPLPLVPLGRHGTDSVRWLEMPLHNIESTPRMASRGRMHAWRNFIRSH